From the Hydrogenothermus marinus genome, the window TTGGACAAGGAAATACTATTTCTTATGTTTTAACAGCTTTATTAATAGTACTTTTTATGAGAACAGCATTTTTTCTTCTTTCTGCCTTACAAACAAAAATATTTACTGAAATCTCTAAAAATATTACTTACAAAATTAGAGAAAAGGTTCTTTTACATATAAAAGATATATCTTTATCTGATTTTGAGATAGAAGGAAGTGGAAAAATTGCATCAAAATTAATTACAGATATTAATACAATAGATACTTTCTTAGGAAAAACAATTGGAAGATTTATAATATCTATTTTAATAATAATAGGTGTTTGTATTGTTCTTCTTATTATTAACTGGAAGCTTGGATTTTTAATAATTCTTTTAAATCCAATAGTTGTTTATTTCACAACTGCTATAGGAAGAAGAGTTGGAAAACTAAAAAAAAGAGAAAATAAAGCAATAGAGATTTTTCAAGAGGCTTTAATTGAAACATTAGATTTATTTAGACAGATAAAAGCAGCAAATAGAGAGGTTTTTTTCTTATCAGAGCTTTTAAATGAAGCTAAAAAGGTAAGAGATACATCTATCAATTTTAGTTGGAAAAGTGATGTAGCTACCAGATTTTCAATGCTTATTTTTTTAGGTGGATATGAAATTTTTCGCTCTGTTTCAATTTTATTTGTTGCTTATTCTGACCTTTCTATAGGAATGATGCTTGCTATTTTTGGATATTTATGGGTTATGATGACACCTATTCAAGATGTTTTAGAAATTCAGTATGCTTTCCATTCTGCAAATGTTTCTCTTATGAGAATAAATGAGATTTTATCTTTAAAAAAAGAACCTATTTATCCTCATTTAAAAAATCCATTTAAAAATAAAGATACAGTATCAATTAAATTAGAAAATGTTTGGTTTTCTTATGATAAACAAAATTATGTTCTTAAAAATATTAATATGAATATTCCTAAAAAATCTAAAATAGCCATTGTTGGTGCTACAGGTTCAGGAAAAACAACAATAGCTAATATAATAGCAGGACTTTATCCAATAGATAAAGGTGATATTTTTTATGATGGAATATCTGTAAAAGAGATAGGCCTTGATGTTATAAGAGCTAATGTATATATGGTTCTTCAAAATCCACAACTTTTTAATAATACAATAAGGTTTAATCTTACTCTTGGCAAAGAAATACCTGAAGGTGAAATATGGCAAGCTTTAAAAATAGCTCAGCTCTATGAAGTAATACAAAATCTTCCAAAGAAACTTGATACTCTTGTAGGTAAAAATGGTATAAGACTTTCCGGTGGTGAAAGACAAAGGCTTGCAGTAGCAAGAATGATTCTTGCAAGTCCAAAAGTTGTAATATTAGATGAATCAACATCAGCTCTTGATTATCAAACAGAAGAAAGATTAATGAAAGCTTTAGATAATTATTTAAAAGATAAAACATCTATATTAATAGCCCATAGATTATCAACTGTAAAAAATGCAGACTACATATATGTTATAGATAAAGGGAAAGTTGTAGAAGAAGGAACCCATAAAGAACTTCTTGAGAAAGAAGGAATATATACTCAATATATAAGAGCTTTTAGAAAATAATCTTATTTTATAAATCTACTAATTACTTTAGCTCCTATTAAATCTCCCCATACATTTGTTGAAGTTCTAAACATATCTAAAAATCTGTCAACTGCAACAATTAAAGCTATTCCTTCAAGAGGAAGTCCTACAGAAGAAAATACTAAAGTCATTGTAATGAGGCCTGCACTTGGAATTGCAGCAGCTCCTATTGATGCAAGGGTTGAAGTAATTACTACTATTATCTGTTGTAGTAGTGAAAGTTCTATACCAA encodes:
- a CDS encoding ABC transporter ATP-binding protein produces the protein MQLSWNYIFNQIKKYKKQLIIGNIIAILATLISIPTPLFIPFLVDEVLLGKEGIFIHTYQKIFGQGNTISYVLTALLIVLFMRTAFFLLSALQTKIFTEISKNITYKIREKVLLHIKDISLSDFEIEGSGKIASKLITDINTIDTFLGKTIGRFIISILIIIGVCIVLLIINWKLGFLIILLNPIVVYFTTAIGRRVGKLKKRENKAIEIFQEALIETLDLFRQIKAANREVFFLSELLNEAKKVRDTSINFSWKSDVATRFSMLIFLGGYEIFRSVSILFVAYSDLSIGMMLAIFGYLWVMMTPIQDVLEIQYAFHSANVSLMRINEILSLKKEPIYPHLKNPFKNKDTVSIKLENVWFSYDKQNYVLKNINMNIPKKSKIAIVGATGSGKTTIANIIAGLYPIDKGDIFYDGISVKEIGLDVIRANVYMVLQNPQLFNNTIRFNLTLGKEIPEGEIWQALKIAQLYEVIQNLPKKLDTLVGKNGIRLSGGERQRLAVARMILASPKVVILDESTSALDYQTEERLMKALDNYLKDKTSILIAHRLSTVKNADYIYVIDKGKVVEEGTHKELLEKEGIYTQYIRAFRK